In a genomic window of Amblyomma americanum isolate KBUSLIRL-KWMA chromosome 4, ASM5285725v1, whole genome shotgun sequence:
- the LOC144129573 gene encoding LOW QUALITY PROTEIN: uncharacterized protein LOC144129573 (The sequence of the model RefSeq protein was modified relative to this genomic sequence to represent the inferred CDS: inserted 1 base in 1 codon) → MPNKCCVPGCSGNYKSGPIVHVFKFPEDAELKTALNWFITAWLRAIPREGFLPSAHSRVCELHFTEGDIIREDCHVDDTTGRTITAPMLRLRLRPDAVPSKFPNCPSYLSKVCSRRWNQESRRIRLDAAATEKALADSLETFRAEEEKDAVRSLNDLAEHVRTSQSEFWHTILSSGRLILLHIVEDDAPWVKYSVCVKADLSITLHFLKTPVTRLGSNLFVPPQAKSKRAFADFLESIKVWDSSVSSSCRDSNEEVFDAINFLLGQTSTAQSEDNDHAVQFLSEQLKLLSAKKERRRYSIDFMVYCCILFMISPHAYKYMRSYGAITMPHPMNIRSVCSSYGMNPQREHHGAAFLSYMAKRICELDDRQRHVTLMVDEIHIKPYFDYKGGNIAGLAHNSEEVANSAFVFMVQNLTCPFKEVAHIIPARKADAVFLHKSIMDVVTGLEKIGYRVTCIVSDNNSINRKAMSYFASPPTNGIVYPHPCDSSRPLFFVIDPVHILKCIRNNWLNQKNDQLCFYFPEFEDDTAQPRRMLTASFVTIRNAYNLECDQLLRYGHSLSRKALFPSNLERQNVKLALQIFSDGLPHALRALGKTHNLNFPEHTASFIEIIVKWWKIVNVKTPYKGKRLRDHFQEPVFPSVDDPKLEFLHKLLDWLDEWHSKRLDSGCLTKETHTALHHTTHALSEVARYCFEELNXSYVLLGKVQTDSLEERFGKYRQLAGAQYHISLRQIYEGENKLRLQNTLPKLQEICASEKTEKWEHLHGSVDTPRPSFNVVVTAAALSKITDIIPVLVYIAGYAVHTALKRLNCTKCRSALTVSKTITVSPNEENYDLVKQLDRGGLVFPAMFAVNAVAHNYVVVEQLAKDAEFLRAPDQRKLVTELTMDLLTNDDSCEFDACDDGHTFEFVLKHILWRSTNILLKNFCSRMNDRTADDDNKSKKRKAETLKTVQRPPRDAPRRRIQIQTISAAPVTQPSAARFTAPPPQQGKKGSGTATILYYPVDRMANYLKSSRDAIAAQLSRLPGVKAVRVNFRRNVAAVDAHASADLEPLLGVSTICDVKVRAKEAGGNTCTGRVFRVDSTLSTEDILSGIESKVPVLACSRSGNGVILRFTGTHPPEEIYLFKLRRPVRARQPRPLQRFQCGVIGAATAACTAKPRCLRCGRDHHQSQCDSPRPRCVNCGGTHSSTEPRCPRWQEERRVAITLAAMTRQQALLAVRGSHNKPAGERREDNAAPRDAAHNSARQPAAPAAQPTPPGPRSYRDALEVDRGITSEALAELLADHPIAPAVNHNQATSFINGSILHVVGRFPPELCALCNEPFAPQELDAVLARQRKLRSAPGPDRITYQMLANLDSPERRRLLEAYNHVFSTGVVPEEWRTATVEPILKRGKPPKHLNSYRPISLTSVAGKTMEEMAL, encoded by the exons ATGCCAAACAAGTGCTGTGTGCCTGGGTGTAGCGGCAACTACAAATCCGGACCAATCGTCCATGTGTTCAAATTTCCTGAAGATGCAGAACTGAAGACAGCatt aaactggttcatcacagcATGGCTGCGCGCTATTCCCCGAGAGGGCTTCCTTCCTTCGGCACATTCCAGG GTTTGCGAATTGCACTTCACTGAAGGTGACATCATTCGAGAGGATTGTCATGTGGATGATACTACGGGCCGTACGATAACTGCACCCATGCTCCGTTTGCGTCTCCGACCGGATGCTGTTCCGTCAAAATTCCCGAACTGCCCGAGCTATTTATCGAAGGTTTGCAGCAGAAGATGGAATCAGGAGTCTAGAAGAATTCGTTTGGATGCAGCTGCGACTGAAAAAGCTCTTGCAGACTCCCTCGAGACGTTTAGAGCCGAAGAGGAAAAAGATGCAGTTCGGAGCCTAAACGACTTAGCCGAACACGTGCGAACAAGCCAGTCTGAGTTCTGGCATACAATATTGAGCAGTGGCCGCCTCATATTACTGCACATTGTTGAAGATGATGCTCCTTGGGTGAAGTACTCAGTTTGCGTGAAGGCTGATTTGTCTATCACGTTGCATTTCCTAAAGACGCCAGTCACAAGGCTAGGGTCCAACCTGTTCGTTCCTCCTCAGGCGAAAAGTAAGAGGGCTTTCGCTGACTTTCTTGAAAGCATCAAGGTTTGGGACAGCAGCGTTTCTTCTAGCTGTAGGGACTCGAATGAAGAAGTTTTTGATGCCATCAATTTCCTGCTTGGCCAGACATCTACAGCGCAGTCAGAGGATAATGATCATGCAGTCCAATTCCTCAGCGAACAGTTGAAGCTTCTGTCTGCAAAGAAGGAGCGAAGGCGCTATTCTATAGATTTCATGGTGTATTGTTGCATTCTCTTCATGATATCACCCCATGCCTATAAATACATGCGAAGCTATGGAGCAATCACAATGCCGCATCCAATGAACATCAGATCAGTTTGCTCATCATATGGAATGAATCCACAACGGGAGCATCACGGTGCAGCCTTTCTCAGTTACATGGCGAAAAGGATCTGCGAGCTCGATGACAGACAGCGGCATGTGACGCTTATGGTTGACGAAATTCACATAAAGCCTtattttgattataagggtgGCAATATTGCTGGACTTGCGCACAATTCTGAAGAGGTTGCCAATAGTGCATTCGTTTTCATGGTGCAAAACCTTACTTGTCCATTTAAGGAAGTTGCACACATTATCCCTGCCCGCAAAGCTGACGCCGTGTTTCTGCACAAGTCAATAATGGATGTCGTGACTGGCCTGGAGAAAATAGGTTACAGAGTTACCTGCATAGTCAGTGACAACAACTCAATAAACAGAAAGGCAATGTCTTACTTTGCATCTCCGCCAACAAACGGAATCGTTTATCCCCATCCATGTGACTCCTCGAGACCGTTGTTTTTTGTGATCGACCCAGTCCACATACTAAAATGCATTCGGAACAACTGGCTAAACCAGAAAAATGACCAGCTGTGTTTCTACTTCCCCGAATTCGAGGATGATACAGCACAACCGCGGCGCATGTTGACTGCGTCATTCGTCACCATCAGAAACGCATACAACCTTGAGTGTGACCAACTTCTTAGATACGGTCATAGTTTATCAAGGAAGGCGCTGTTTCCATCCAATCTTGAAAGGCAAAACGTCAAGCTTGCTCTACAGATTTTCAGCGATGGCTTACCTCACGCACTTCGTGCGCTTGGAAAAACACACAACCTTAACTTCCCAGAGCACACTGCTAGCTTCATTGAGATCATAGTTAAATGGTGGAAAATCGTGAATGTAAAGACTCCGTACAAAGGGAAGAGACTCCGCGACCATTTTCAAGAGCCGGTGTTCCCCTCTGTGGACGATCCTAAACTGGAGTTCTTGCACAAGCTGTTGGACTGGCTCGATGAGTGGCACAGCAAACGCCTCGACAGCGGTTGTTTGACCAAAGAGACGCATACTGCTTTACACCACACAACTCACGCACTATCCGAAGTAGCCCGATACTGCTTTGAAGAGCTTA CATCTTACGTTCTTCTGGGAAAGGTTCAGACGGACAGTTTAGAGGAAAGATTCGGCAAATACAGGCAGCTGGCTGGAGCACAATATCATATTTCCTTAAGACAGATTTACGAAGGCGAAAATAAACTACGACTGCAAAACACGCTGCCTAAACTTCAAGAaatctgtgcaagcgaaaaaACTGAGAAGTGGGAACACCTGCACGGATCTGTGGACACGCCGCGCCCTTCGTTCAACGTCGTTGTGACTGCAGCGGCTTTATCAAAGATAACAGACATCATCCCCGTTCTTGtgtacattgcaggatacgccgTGCATACAGCTCTGAAGAGGCTAAACTGCACAAAATGCAGATCAGCGCTAACAGTGAGCAAGACCATCACAGTTTCGCCCAACGAGGAAAACTACGATCTTGTTAAGCAGCTGGATCGCGGAGGACTTGTTTTCCCGGCAATGTTTGCAGTGAATGCCGTCGCACACAATTACGTCGTAGTTGAACAGCTTGCAAAGGACGCGGAGTTTTTAAGAGCGCCAGACCAGCGTAAGCTCGTCACGGAGCTGACAATGGATTTGCTGACAAATGACGACTCGTGTGAATTTGATGCCTGTGACGATGGACACACGTTCGAATTTGTGCttaaacacattctttggcgcagCACTAACATCCTTCTCAAAAACTTTTGCAGCCGGATGAATGACAGAACCGCTGATGACGACAACAaatctaaaaaaagaaaagctgaaaCCCTAAAAA CAGTTCAAAGGCCGCCGCGGGATGCTCCCCGACGCCGCATACAAATACAAACCATATCAGCGGCCCCTGTGACGCAGCCGTCTGCAGCGCGCTTCACCGCACCACCACCACAACAGGGCAAGAAGGGGTCCGGCACTGCCACCATTCTCTATTACCCTGTGGACAGGATGGCGAATTACCTGAAGTCATCCAGGGACGCCATCGCTGCCCAGCTCTCCAGGTTGCCCGGGGTTAAAGCAGTGCGCGTCAACTTCCGCAGGAACGTTGCCGCGGTGGACGCGCACGCATCCGCCGACCTCGAACCCCTGCTCGGCGTCAGCACCATCTGTGACGTTAAGGTGCGCGCCAAGGAGGCAGGCGGCAACACATGCACCGGCCGAGTGTTTCGTGTGGACAGCACTCTATCGACCGAGGACATCTTGTCGGGCATTGAGAGCAAGGTGCCCGTGCTAGCGTGCTCGCGAAGCGGAAACGGCGTTATCCTCCGCTTCACGGGCACCCACCCACCCGAAGAGATTTACCTCTTCAAATTGCGCCGCCCGGTTCGTGCACGACAACCGAGGCCGCTTCAGCGCTTCCAGTGTGGTGTCATCGGCGCCGCTACCGCCGCGTGTACCGCGAAGCCGAGGTGCCTGCGTTGCGGCCGCGATCACCACCAATCCCAGTGCGACTCACCTCGGCCGCGGTGCGTCAACTGCGGTGGGACGCACTCATCGACTGAGCCGCGCTGCCCACGCTGGCAGGAAGAGCGGCGCGTCGCCATCACTCTGGCAGCGATGACCAGACAACAGGCCCTACTCGCTGTGCGCGGCTCCCACAACAAACCGGCCGGCGAGCGGAGGGAAGACAACGCAGCGCCCCGCGACGCTGCACACAACTCGGCTCGACAGCCGGCAGCTCCTGCGGCGCAGCCAACGCCGCCCGGCCCCCGCTCCTACAGAGACGCCCTTGAAg TGGACAGAGGCATCACCTCGGAAGCCCTGGCGGAGCTCCTGGCCGATCACCCGATTGCACCAGCCGTCAACCACAACCAGGCCACTTCCTTCATCAACGGAAGCATTCTCCACGTTGTTGGCCGCTTCCCCCCTGAACTCTGCGCGCTCTGCAACGAGCCGTTTGCTCCCCAAGAACTCGACGCCGTCCTCGCGCGTCAGCGCAAGCTCCGCAGTGCCCCGGGCCCCGATCGCATCACCTATCAGATGCTTGCGAACCTGGATTCTCCAGAGCGACGCCGGCTTTTGGAGGCGTACAATCATGTGTTCTCCACCGGCGTCGTTCCCGAGGAATGGCGCACGGCTACCGTCGAGCCCATCCTGAAGAGAGGGAAGCCACCCAAGCATCTCAACTCGTAcaggcccatctccctcacgtctgtTGCGGGGAAGACCATGGAGGAGATGGCCCTCTGA